The Montipora capricornis isolate CH-2021 chromosome 1, ASM3666992v2, whole genome shotgun sequence genome contains a region encoding:
- the LOC138060402 gene encoding piggyBac transposable element-derived protein 4-like: MRYLHFVENQEEVKDKNSPNYDKLFKVRKLLDLLLPRLLEVYNPERNLSINETLIKFKGKIYFRQFIPIKPGRFGIKCYTLAEARSGYGLVSKIYTGKENGVVQTDLGRKSVMGLMEAFFDKGYKLYMENYYTSVPLFDDLERRGTLACGTVRSNRKGLPRDITDVHNEEIKGLKRGESVYRQKDTITCVGWKDSKMVYMLATTPVNPACNSEVERSVKEGNKWQKTAVNQPSVISE, encoded by the coding sequence ATGAGGTACCTTCACTTTGTTGAAAACCAGGAAGAGGTGAAAGACAAGAATTCACCTAACTATGATAAGCTGTTCAAGGTAAGGAAGTTACTAGATCTTCTGCTACCAAGATTGCTAGAGGTTTACAACCCAGAGAGAAATTTGTCCATCAACGAAACTCTCATAAAATTTAAAGGTAAGATTTATTTCCGCCAGTTCATTCCCATCAAGCCAGGCCGCTTTGGTATCAAGTGTTACACTCTTGCAGAGGCAAGGTCTGGCTATGGACTTGTCAGCAAAATATACACTGGAAAAGAAAATGGAGTGGTACAAACAGACCTTGGCAGAAAATCTGTTATGGGCCTTATGGAAGCATTTTTTGACAAGGGCTATAAGCTCTACATGGAAAACTACTACACATCAGTCCCATTGTTCGACGACCTCGAGAGGCGTGGCACACTAGCATGCGGAACAGTGCGATCCAACAGAAAAGGGCTCCCAAGAGACATAACCGATGTCCACAATGAAGAAATCAAAGGTTTGAAGAGAGGAGAAAGTGTGTATCGACAGAAAGACACCATTACATGTGTGGGTTGGAAGGATAGCAAAATGGTGTACATGCTGGCAACCACTCCAGTTAATCCAGCTTGCAATTCTGAGGTGGAAAGATCAGTAAAAGAGGGAAATAAATGGCAGAAGACAGCTGTCAACCAACCATCCGTGATTTCTGAATAA